From Eleftheria terrae, the proteins below share one genomic window:
- a CDS encoding LysR family transcriptional regulator, with product MATSFNYRHLYYFWVVAKEGGMARAAQRLDMAVQTVSAQVRELERSLGHALLKPAGRGVALTEAGAAALAQAELIFQLGEQLPGLVREAATERSVRLAVGISDGLPKLAVPQLLQPAMAGHQVRLLCHEDEIERLLAELALHRLDVVLSDRPAPPNPNLKLYSHALGEAPVAWYAPAALLGSATQDFPACLGRLPVLLPTTHGALRARLEHWFERVGVRPLVVGEFEDSALLATFGRSGSGAFPAPQWSHDELTRVHGLTLLGHCTDVAEHFYLITAQRKIQHPLVQRLVAAATAGGGTSPA from the coding sequence ATGGCCACCTCATTCAACTATCGCCACCTCTACTATTTCTGGGTCGTCGCCAAGGAAGGCGGCATGGCCCGGGCGGCGCAACGGCTCGACATGGCGGTGCAGACCGTGAGTGCCCAGGTGCGTGAGCTGGAGCGCTCGCTGGGCCATGCGCTGCTCAAGCCGGCCGGCCGGGGCGTGGCGCTGACCGAGGCAGGTGCCGCGGCACTTGCACAGGCCGAACTGATCTTCCAGCTCGGCGAGCAGTTGCCGGGCCTGGTGCGCGAGGCGGCCACCGAGCGCAGTGTGCGCCTGGCCGTGGGCATTTCCGACGGCCTGCCCAAGCTGGCCGTGCCGCAGCTCTTGCAGCCCGCCATGGCGGGGCACCAGGTACGGCTGCTGTGCCACGAGGACGAGATTGAGCGCTTGTTGGCCGAACTGGCGCTGCATCGGCTCGACGTGGTGCTGTCCGACCGCCCTGCCCCGCCCAATCCCAACCTCAAGCTGTACAGCCATGCGCTGGGCGAGGCACCGGTGGCCTGGTATGCGCCGGCCGCGCTGCTGGGAAGCGCCACCCAGGACTTTCCGGCCTGCCTGGGGCGGCTGCCAGTCTTGCTGCCCACCACGCATGGGGCCCTGCGGGCACGGCTGGAGCACTGGTTCGAGCGGGTGGGCGTGCGGCCGCTGGTGGTCGGCGAGTTCGAGGACAGCGCGCTGCTGGCCACCTTCGGACGCAGCGGCAGTGGCGCTTTCCCGGCGCCACAGTGGTCGCACGACGAGCTGACGCGCGTGCACGGCCTGACGCTGCTCGGCCATTGCACCGACGTGGCCGAGCATTTCTACCTCATCACCGCGCAGCGCAAGATCCAGCACCCGCTGGTGCAGCGCCTGGTGGCCGCCGCCACGGCGGGCGGCGGCACCAGCCCGGCATGA
- a CDS encoding porin yields MKKSILLSTLALLSCAPAWAQTTSNVTLYGRVDLGLARNIGDDTLKLQEGSGNRLGVRGSEDLGGGLKAIFNIEHRFTADDGVANKTFWQGRSVVGMQGGFGTVTLGRDYTPARNVANALDPWGGDTVAKHESNLLGDSSKLAPTRKANAITYASPDFSGFKAQAQIALDEDEATDTKTTYGLSLGYVGGPLSVSYGFDKFAKKNATWHVVGGSWDLGMAKLLGGFGTGKDAKGDKRRAWIVGAAAPLASGELRLAYSKLETKDPDQDLSSKFGIGYHYPLSKRTTVYVDVANDSEAKEDKTGVDFGIKHNF; encoded by the coding sequence ATGAAAAAATCGATACTGCTGAGCACGCTCGCCCTGCTGTCCTGCGCCCCCGCCTGGGCCCAGACCACGTCCAACGTGACGCTCTACGGCCGGGTGGACCTGGGCCTCGCCCGCAACATCGGCGACGACACCCTCAAGCTGCAGGAAGGCTCGGGCAACCGGCTTGGCGTGCGCGGCAGCGAAGACCTGGGCGGCGGCCTGAAGGCCATCTTCAACATCGAGCACCGCTTCACCGCCGACGACGGCGTCGCCAACAAGACCTTCTGGCAGGGCCGCTCCGTGGTGGGGATGCAGGGCGGCTTCGGCACCGTGACGCTGGGCCGCGACTACACGCCGGCCCGCAATGTCGCCAACGCGCTCGACCCCTGGGGCGGCGACACGGTGGCCAAGCACGAGAGCAACCTGCTGGGCGACAGCAGCAAGCTGGCCCCCACCCGCAAGGCCAACGCCATCACCTACGCCAGCCCCGACTTCAGCGGCTTCAAGGCGCAGGCCCAGATCGCGCTGGACGAGGACGAGGCCACCGACACCAAGACCACCTACGGCCTCTCCCTGGGCTACGTGGGCGGGCCGCTGTCGGTGAGCTACGGCTTCGACAAGTTCGCGAAGAAGAACGCCACCTGGCATGTGGTGGGTGGCTCCTGGGACCTCGGCATGGCCAAGCTGTTGGGCGGCTTTGGCACCGGCAAGGACGCCAAGGGCGACAAGCGCCGCGCCTGGATCGTCGGCGCCGCCGCGCCGCTGGCCAGCGGCGAGCTGCGCCTGGCCTATAGCAAGCTGGAGACGAAGGACCCGGACCAGGACCTGTCGTCCAAGTTCGGCATCGGCTACCACTACCCGCTGTCCAAGCGCACCACCGTCTATGTGGATGTGGCCAACGACAGCGAAGCGAAGGAAGACAAGACCGGCGTCGACTTCGGCATCAAGCACAATTTCTGA
- a CDS encoding secondary thiamine-phosphate synthase enzyme YjbQ, which produces MTQDTTTLAFQTRGRGLLDITQPVRRWVEARAQRTGLLTLFVRHTSASLLVQENADPQVQADLERFFARLVPDGDRLFEHTQEGPDDMPAHVRAALTQTQLSIPLLDGRLALGTWQGVYLWEHRLRPHRREVVLHLLGE; this is translated from the coding sequence CTGACCCAGGACACCACCACACTGGCTTTCCAGACCCGCGGGCGCGGCCTGCTCGACATCACCCAGCCGGTGCGCCGCTGGGTCGAGGCACGGGCGCAACGCACCGGCCTGCTGACACTGTTCGTGCGCCACACCTCGGCCAGCTTGCTGGTGCAGGAAAACGCCGACCCGCAGGTGCAGGCCGATCTGGAGCGGTTCTTCGCGCGCCTGGTGCCCGACGGCGACCGGCTGTTCGAGCACACGCAGGAAGGCCCGGACGACATGCCGGCACATGTTCGGGCGGCGCTGACGCAGACCCAGTTGTCCATCCCGCTGCTCGACGGGCGCCTGGCGCTGGGCACCTGGCAAGGCGTCTACCTGTGGGAGCACCGGCTGCGGCCGCATCGCCGAGAGGTGGTGCTGCACCTGCTTGGCGAGTGA
- a CDS encoding GTPase domain-containing protein, giving the protein MTADAAAASLSLSLVAHTNVGKTTLARTLLRRDIGEVRDEAHVTREAEPHTLIESAAGDRLLLWDTPGFGDSVRLARRLQAGQALGWFLTEVWDRFRDRAFWSSQRAVRHVLEQADVVLYLVNASEAPDDAGYLDAELEVLGLVGKPVLVLLNQMGPPQSPAAEAAELERWRGRIAAVPVVRGVWALDAFARCWVQEDTLLAAVHAVLPPAQRPAFERLRGAWQARSEATWHAAMAVLAERLVHAALDREPLPADGWSGRLREVGAALGLHRGGRATPREQAMQHLAERLDADIRASTDRLIALHGLAGHASERVLTRLAEHYALQAPVSEGRAALWGGAVAGALAGLKADVLSGGLTLGGGLLAGGVLGALGAAGLARGYNLLRGVEQPMLGWAPEVLDGLVRSALLGYLAVAHYGRGRGDWTESEHPAFWQEVVQAVVAERQAQLEPLWAELHALRQEGAAPDEAGEATSRLQAWLAAAGRAVLARLYPGLAGPRA; this is encoded by the coding sequence ATGACGGCCGATGCCGCTGCCGCGAGCCTGTCCCTGAGCCTGGTCGCGCATACCAATGTGGGCAAGACCACGCTGGCGCGCACCCTGCTGCGCCGCGACATCGGCGAGGTGCGGGACGAGGCGCACGTCACCCGCGAGGCCGAGCCGCACACGCTGATCGAATCCGCCGCCGGCGACCGCCTGCTGTTGTGGGACACGCCGGGCTTCGGCGACAGCGTCCGCCTGGCCCGGCGGCTGCAGGCCGGCCAGGCGCTGGGCTGGTTCCTCACGGAGGTGTGGGACCGTTTCCGCGACCGCGCCTTCTGGTCGAGCCAGCGCGCCGTGCGCCATGTGCTGGAGCAGGCCGACGTGGTGCTCTACCTGGTCAACGCCTCGGAGGCGCCGGACGACGCAGGCTACCTCGATGCCGAGCTGGAAGTGCTCGGCCTGGTGGGCAAGCCGGTGCTGGTCTTGCTGAACCAGATGGGCCCGCCACAGTCACCGGCTGCCGAAGCGGCTGAACTCGAGCGATGGCGCGGGCGCATCGCGGCAGTCCCCGTGGTGCGCGGCGTCTGGGCGCTGGACGCATTCGCCCGCTGCTGGGTGCAGGAGGACACCCTGCTCGCCGCAGTGCACGCTGTGCTGCCGCCCGCGCAGCGGCCGGCCTTCGAGCGCCTGCGCGGGGCCTGGCAGGCCCGCAGCGAGGCCACCTGGCACGCCGCCATGGCGGTGCTGGCGGAGCGACTGGTGCACGCCGCACTCGACCGCGAGCCGCTGCCCGCCGACGGCTGGAGCGGCCGGCTGCGCGAGGTCGGCGCCGCCCTGGGCCTGCACCGCGGAGGACGCGCCACGCCGCGGGAGCAGGCCATGCAGCATCTGGCCGAACGGCTGGACGCCGACATCCGGGCATCCACCGACCGGCTGATCGCCCTGCACGGCCTGGCCGGCCACGCCAGCGAGCGTGTGCTGACCCGGCTGGCCGAGCACTACGCGCTGCAGGCGCCGGTGAGTGAAGGGCGTGCGGCCCTGTGGGGCGGCGCCGTCGCGGGCGCGCTGGCCGGGTTGAAGGCCGATGTGCTGAGTGGCGGCCTCACGCTGGGCGGTGGCCTGCTTGCCGGTGGCGTGCTGGGCGCGCTTGGCGCTGCCGGCCTGGCGCGCGGCTACAACCTGCTGCGAGGCGTCGAGCAGCCCATGCTGGGCTGGGCGCCCGAGGTGCTCGACGGACTCGTCCGCTCGGCCTTGTTGGGCTACCTGGCGGTGGCCCACTACGGCCGCGGCCGCGGCGACTGGACCGAGTCTGAACATCCGGCCTTCTGGCAGGAGGTGGTGCAGGCGGTGGTGGCCGAGCGGCAGGCCCAGCTCGAGCCGCTGTGGGCCGAACTCCACGCGCTGCGGCAGGAGGGGGCGGCGCCGGACGAGGCAGGCGAGGCCACCAGCCGGCTGCAGGCGTGGCTGGCGGCAGCGGGCCGGGCGGTGCTGGCGCGCCTGTATCCCGGCCTGGCCGGGCCGCGGGCCTAG
- a CDS encoding DUF2868 domain-containing protein, producing MTESDARLLLLTRAFEDPPTTPWTDADAAWATQEALHVVGEAADAERLLACRAGLAVRRLQERGAVPATALAAHPLRGWGLLLVAAAFLLGMAGNAAGASGHINLLAPPLLALLVWNLLVYLALVVAAVRPGRTAPGPLRRALGGLADGAMRRLQRPGAAPALARFAAAWLHAARPLQAARGAALLHAAAAALALGAVASLYLRGLAFEYRASWDSTFLVPETVHALLRAVLAPAAWLGGIELPGPAELAALRASSGGSENAARWIHLQALTLGWAVLLPRLVLAALAARKATRFARRFPLPLQDAYFQGLLRQQRRQPLAVQVLPYSYHMPDALLPGLQAVLQQALGGPVAAALAPAVPLGGEDDPVRWLPALPAGGARVLLFALTATPERENHGALLRLLLQRGEVPVRVVIDESGFRQRFGADAQRLAQRRSAWQALLQDSGQAALFVDLSQAMVEPRP from the coding sequence ATGACCGAATCCGACGCCCGCCTGCTGCTGCTGACCCGCGCCTTCGAGGACCCGCCCACGACCCCGTGGACCGACGCCGATGCCGCCTGGGCCACCCAGGAGGCATTGCATGTGGTGGGCGAGGCGGCTGATGCAGAGCGCCTGCTGGCCTGCCGTGCCGGGCTGGCGGTGCGCCGCCTGCAGGAGCGCGGTGCCGTGCCGGCGACAGCGCTTGCCGCCCACCCGCTGCGCGGCTGGGGCCTGCTGCTGGTGGCGGCGGCCTTCCTGCTCGGGATGGCGGGCAATGCGGCGGGAGCCTCCGGGCACATCAACCTGCTGGCGCCGCCCCTGCTGGCCTTGCTGGTGTGGAACCTGCTTGTCTACCTGGCCCTGGTGGTGGCCGCCGTGCGGCCGGGCCGCACGGCTCCCGGGCCGTTGCGGCGGGCGCTGGGTGGCCTGGCGGACGGTGCGATGCGGCGGCTGCAACGGCCTGGCGCAGCGCCGGCGCTGGCCCGCTTTGCCGCCGCCTGGCTGCACGCGGCCCGTCCGCTGCAGGCAGCCCGCGGTGCAGCCCTGCTGCATGCGGCAGCGGCCGCGCTGGCGCTGGGGGCGGTGGCCTCGCTCTACCTGCGCGGGCTGGCCTTCGAATACCGGGCGTCCTGGGACAGCACCTTCCTGGTGCCGGAGACGGTGCATGCACTGCTGCGTGCCGTGCTCGCGCCGGCCGCCTGGCTCGGTGGCATCGAGCTGCCCGGTCCGGCTGAGTTGGCGGCGCTGCGCGCCTCCAGTGGCGGCAGCGAGAACGCGGCCCGCTGGATCCACCTGCAGGCACTGACGCTGGGCTGGGCCGTGCTGCTGCCTCGCCTGGTGCTGGCGGCACTGGCGGCGCGGAAAGCAACCCGGTTCGCGCGCCGCTTTCCGCTGCCGCTGCAGGATGCCTACTTCCAGGGCCTGCTGCGCCAGCAGCGCCGCCAGCCGCTGGCGGTCCAGGTGCTGCCCTACAGCTACCACATGCCCGACGCCTTGCTGCCCGGCCTGCAGGCGGTGCTGCAGCAGGCCTTGGGCGGGCCCGTGGCGGCAGCGCTCGCGCCTGCCGTGCCGCTGGGCGGCGAGGACGACCCGGTGCGCTGGCTGCCAGCCCTGCCTGCAGGGGGCGCGCGCGTGCTGCTGTTCGCCCTCACCGCCACGCCGGAACGCGAGAACCATGGCGCCTTGCTGCGCCTGCTGCTGCAACGGGGCGAGGTGCCGGTGCGGGTGGTCATCGACGAGTCCGGCTTCCGCCAGCGTTTCGGGGCGGATGCGCAGCGCCTCGCGCAACGACGATCGGCCTGGCAGGCGCTGCTGCAGGACAGCGGCCAGGCCGCGCTGTTCGTGGACCTGTCGCAAGCGATGGTGGAGCCGCGTCCATGA
- a CDS encoding esterase: MPPTPSRRAWPRARRALARTALACLAAALAACGGGGGPSSPPAAEPPPPDEAPGYQLPYELYLPGTLTQWSHTAENRFIFDVARGVYHLDNVRAGLAGADGGRSLKISSAGWTHQFGLGPNGAATPVEQSTLRFDGSRSVTQLQHHADSKNLYLPLDSDAADPAGRVLLDFEVRVLEPGPTPKVRLTIVKDEPTLTDTLSVQAGSDPAAILGYRGDGNYVGALYLQAGDNRVRLTAADGRRWQAHLGAGQQSAALVPCEGTCDSTLTVDLGFWYEVHVAAPGGAAAPTLALRRLTPDEAKPVAPHFDADGEPQAQAYPPYAGEPGGRSETVRVSVSDRRAPWRRYTLSSTAEQRDGTPQYRVVEEDAVHPVVRTGSLLFDALFAMAVDDARLDSVKAIQDGSYDAGHAVACDCFQTGEKWTYVWTRDLSYAAHLGLAGFDAQRVVNSLLFKTSDWRDGVAAPGSLPPGSTQIVQDTGSGGSWPVSTDRVTWAWAAESVLAQLTGDARSRFAEQAWAALRGTLEADREAAFDARQGLYGGEQSYLDWRTQTYAPWITDNLSRMASSKALSTNVGHYQALRLAARLAAERGETALAARYGGWADALRLAINQTFWLPAEQRYASLTSTGDDPAAVHKFDMLGTALAVLSGVASEAQAREALARYPHAPFGVPVYEPQQPHVPVYHNRALWPFVTAYALRAAARVQNPLVAANAVDSLMRGAALNLSNMENLEWLTGKAWYDDGPAINSRRQLWSVAGYLNMVTETLFGLQVDANGLQLRPFLTANARQAMGASDTAVLDRVQWQGRPLKVVLHLPPMTPGEGFYAPSSVTLNGQPVSGILSREHLSASTNTLEVRFGALQAGDARITRVPVVSSTSHDDWRVFSPEAPVIDGLGLAQGRLSVSFSDPGNTGAGQSVRYNIWRDGVLAQAGLQSLRWTDPVPPQPGQRRCYAVEAVFDGSGHRSHHSAPACWEEDAVQVIGVDDARVQSNVPVSPAGNGLALPTLRDWGRPGDTLHLDELNLARDGLHGFELSYNNRQHAINSGITNAVKLLRILRPDGSEAARGIVQMPNVEDRDGQHPLVLSTQVQARLAAGRYRLELLDYFNMSYLRTNASYAGSGGLSGPVNRASIAALRVVYLGGP, translated from the coding sequence ATGCCCCCCACACCGAGCCGCCGCGCTTGGCCGCGCGCCCGCCGGGCCCTGGCCCGCACCGCCCTCGCCTGCCTGGCCGCCGCGCTGGCGGCCTGCGGCGGTGGCGGGGGCCCGTCCAGTCCACCCGCGGCAGAACCACCGCCACCGGACGAGGCACCGGGCTACCAGCTGCCCTACGAGCTCTACCTGCCGGGCACCCTGACGCAGTGGAGCCACACCGCGGAGAACCGCTTCATCTTCGATGTGGCGCGCGGGGTCTACCATCTGGACAACGTGCGGGCCGGCCTGGCCGGCGCCGACGGGGGCCGCAGCCTGAAGATCAGCAGTGCGGGCTGGACCCACCAGTTCGGCCTCGGCCCCAATGGCGCAGCCACCCCGGTGGAGCAGTCCACCCTGCGCTTCGACGGCTCGCGTTCGGTCACCCAGCTTCAGCACCATGCCGACAGCAAGAACCTCTACCTGCCTCTCGACAGCGACGCCGCCGACCCGGCCGGCCGGGTGCTGCTGGACTTCGAGGTGCGGGTGCTGGAGCCCGGCCCCACCCCCAAGGTCCGACTCACCATCGTGAAAGACGAACCCACCCTCACCGACACCCTGAGCGTGCAGGCCGGCAGCGATCCGGCCGCCATCCTGGGCTATCGCGGCGACGGCAATTACGTCGGCGCGCTCTACCTGCAGGCCGGTGACAACCGGGTGCGGCTCACCGCTGCCGACGGCCGGCGCTGGCAGGCCCACCTGGGCGCTGGCCAGCAAAGCGCGGCGCTCGTTCCCTGCGAAGGCACCTGCGATTCGACGCTCACCGTGGACCTCGGCTTCTGGTACGAAGTGCACGTGGCTGCCCCCGGCGGCGCGGCGGCGCCCACACTGGCCCTGCGGCGCCTGACACCGGACGAGGCCAAGCCGGTCGCCCCCCATTTCGATGCCGACGGCGAGCCGCAGGCCCAGGCCTACCCGCCCTATGCCGGCGAGCCCGGCGGCCGCAGCGAGACGGTGCGCGTGTCGGTCAGCGATCGCCGCGCGCCGTGGCGCCGCTACACCCTCAGCAGCACCGCCGAGCAGCGCGACGGCACCCCGCAGTACCGCGTGGTGGAGGAAGACGCGGTCCACCCGGTGGTGCGCACCGGCAGCCTGCTGTTCGATGCGCTGTTCGCGATGGCGGTGGACGATGCCCGGCTCGACAGCGTCAAGGCCATCCAGGATGGCAGCTACGACGCAGGCCATGCGGTGGCCTGCGACTGCTTCCAGACCGGCGAGAAATGGACCTACGTCTGGACCCGCGACCTGTCCTATGCGGCCCACCTGGGGCTGGCCGGCTTCGATGCGCAGCGGGTGGTCAACTCGCTGCTGTTCAAGACCAGCGACTGGCGCGACGGGGTGGCCGCCCCCGGCTCGCTGCCGCCCGGCAGCACCCAGATCGTGCAGGACACCGGCTCCGGCGGCAGCTGGCCGGTGAGCACCGACCGGGTCACCTGGGCCTGGGCGGCCGAGAGCGTGCTGGCCCAGTTGACCGGCGACGCCCGCAGCCGCTTCGCCGAGCAGGCCTGGGCGGCGCTGCGTGGCACGCTGGAGGCCGACCGCGAGGCCGCCTTCGACGCCCGCCAGGGCCTCTACGGCGGCGAGCAGTCCTACCTCGACTGGCGCACCCAGACCTATGCACCCTGGATCACCGACAACCTGAGCCGCATGGCCAGCAGCAAGGCCTTGTCCACCAACGTGGGCCACTACCAGGCGCTGCGGCTGGCCGCACGGCTGGCCGCCGAGCGGGGCGAAACGGCGCTCGCGGCACGCTACGGCGGCTGGGCCGACGCGCTCAGGCTGGCAATCAACCAGACGTTCTGGCTGCCCGCCGAGCAGCGCTATGCCAGCCTGACCAGCACTGGCGACGACCCCGCCGCGGTGCACAAGTTCGACATGCTGGGCACGGCCCTGGCGGTGCTCTCCGGCGTCGCCAGCGAGGCGCAGGCTCGCGAGGCCCTGGCCCGCTATCCGCACGCCCCCTTCGGCGTGCCGGTGTACGAGCCGCAGCAGCCTCATGTGCCGGTCTATCACAACCGCGCGCTGTGGCCCTTCGTCACGGCTTACGCGCTGCGTGCCGCGGCTCGGGTGCAGAACCCCCTGGTGGCCGCCAATGCGGTGGATTCGCTGATGCGCGGCGCAGCGCTCAACCTGTCCAACATGGAGAACCTGGAGTGGCTGACCGGCAAGGCCTGGTATGACGACGGCCCGGCCATCAACTCGCGGCGCCAGCTCTGGTCGGTGGCCGGCTACCTGAACATGGTCACCGAGACCCTGTTCGGCCTGCAGGTGGACGCCAACGGCCTGCAGCTGCGGCCCTTCCTGACGGCCAACGCCCGGCAGGCCATGGGCGCCTCGGACACCGCGGTGCTGGACCGCGTGCAATGGCAGGGCCGGCCACTGAAGGTGGTGCTGCACCTGCCGCCCATGACGCCCGGTGAGGGCTTCTATGCGCCGAGCTCGGTGACTCTGAATGGCCAGCCGGTGAGCGGCATCCTGAGCCGTGAACACCTCTCGGCCTCGACCAATACGCTGGAGGTGCGCTTCGGCGCCCTGCAGGCCGGCGACGCCCGCATCACCCGCGTTCCCGTCGTCAGCAGCACCAGCCATGACGACTGGCGCGTCTTCTCGCCCGAGGCGCCGGTCATCGATGGCCTCGGCCTCGCGCAAGGCCGGCTCAGCGTCAGCTTCTCCGACCCGGGCAACACTGGCGCGGGCCAGTCGGTGCGCTACAACATCTGGCGCGACGGTGTGCTGGCCCAGGCGGGCCTGCAGTCGCTGCGCTGGACCGACCCCGTGCCGCCGCAGCCCGGCCAGCGCCGTTGCTATGCCGTGGAAGCGGTGTTCGACGGCAGTGGCCACCGGTCGCACCACAGCGCCCCGGCCTGCTGGGAGGAAGACGCGGTCCAGGTGATCGGGGTGGACGATGCGCGGGTGCAGAGCAATGTCCCGGTCAGCCCCGCGGGCAACGGCCTGGCCCTGCCCACGCTGCGCGACTGGGGGCGCCCGGGCGACACCCTGCACCTGGACGAACTGAACCTGGCCCGCGACGGCCTGCACGGCTTCGAGCTGAGCTACAACAACCGGCAGCACGCGATCAACTCCGGCATCACCAATGCCGTGAAGCTGCTGCGCATCCTGCGGCCAGACGGCAGCGAGGCGGCACGCGGCATCGTGCAGATGCCCAACGTCGAAGACCGCGACGGCCAGCATCCGCTGGTGCTTTCCACCCAGGTGCAGGCCCGGCTGGCGGCGGGCCGCTACCGGCTCGAACTGCTCGACTACTTCAACATGAGCTACCTGCGCACCAACGCGAGCTATGCGGGCAGCGGGGGCCTTTCGGGGCCGGTCAACCGCGCGAGCATCGCGGCGCTGCGGGTGGTCTACCTGGGCGGGCCATGA